A single Limanda limanda chromosome 19, fLimLim1.1, whole genome shotgun sequence DNA region contains:
- the umad1 gene encoding UBAP1-MVB12-associated (UMA)-domain containing protein 1, which produces MFSFLGLRKDGKKSTSEKEADGGFVIIGETAEEQRRKMQTTNATYPSTNVIVQPSKSSYVPSAQHDNIELHKPLPTIGQVPGPSAAETASTLPDVLGDVPFTLAPHVLSMQAGFQLIPDVLLSRDINYNLANFHYDFTLENSVLHNA; this is translated from the exons ATGTTCAGTTTCCTCGGACTACGAAAAGATGGGAAGAAGTCAACATCCGAGAAGGAGGCAGATGGAGGCTTTGTCATCATCG gagaaacagctgaagaacagaggaggaagatgcaGACCACAAACGCCACATATCCATCAACAAACGTCATAGTGCAGCCATCAAAG TCATCCTACGTGCCTTCAGCTCAACATGACAACATAGAGCTCCATAAACCTTTACCCACAATAGGGCAAGTACCAGGGCCCTCAGCAGCGGAAACTGCTTCGACTCTTCCAGATGTCCTCGGAGACGTCCCCTTCACTTTGGCTCCTCATGTCCTGTCTATGCAGGCAGGATTTCAGCTGATTCCTGATGTGCTGCTGTCCCGGGACATTAACTACAACCTGGCTAATTTTCACTACGACTTCACTTTAGAGAACTCAGTGCTCCATAATGCCTAG
- the rpa3 gene encoding replication protein A 14 kDa subunit yields MAGIIDVPKPRVNCSMLSQYTNRPVCFVGCVEKVHPTGKTFTVSDGDGKVATVELNDPLEEELSGVVELIGMVSNKGGIMATTYNMLREDKGIPFDLELYNEALKVVHDFPQHYPFEMTSSG; encoded by the exons ATGGCAGGAATAATAGATGTCCCCAAACCCAGAGTCAACTGCTCCATGCTGTCGCAGTACACCAACAGACCTGTGTGCTTCGTAGGATGCGTTGAAAAG GTTCACCCAACGGGAAAAACGTTCACTGTGTCGGATGGAGACGGAAAGGTGGCCACAGTGGAACTAAACGACCCC CTTGAAGAAGAGCTGAGCGGTGTTGTGGAGTTGATCGGTATGGTGTCCAACAAAGGAGGAATAATGGCCACGACATACAACATGCTGCGAGAGGACAAGGGCATCCCCTTCG ATCTGGAGCTCTACAATGAAGCCCTGAAGGTCGTCCATGATTTCCCTCAGCACTACCCTTTTGAAATGACTTCCAGTGGATGA